One part of the Ochrobactrum quorumnocens genome encodes these proteins:
- a CDS encoding ABC transporter substrate-binding protein — protein MKTILKTALVLGLTASPAAADELTVLTAGDQNMVDYVNEYLGPLFEKENPGTTVRVVGTGPGDAGSQKILERFEAQSKAGVEKWDADVAVVHEKFAGPMVEKKFLENYRSKIDSGKLVTRGNAKMALGTDVDGYVMPMFNSQTALAYNPALVANPPKSYDELVTWAKENPKQFGYNGIKGGASGVSFVMGWIYAYGGDADKLMKGPFEEGEAKNWDKAFASLKDFTTDATLTPGNAGTLDMLSRGEIAMGPVWVDMFYSWKANGQLPPEMKLVLPSPGMPGQPMHYVIPEKSANKELAEKFVALATSPKVQAEGIVKRFNWYPGIDADHVKAELDADTWNKLFTDISPEDLANYGKPFPIAPYNTAILEAYERQVGN, from the coding sequence ATGAAGACGATTCTGAAAACAGCTCTCGTCCTTGGTCTGACGGCATCACCCGCCGCAGCCGATGAACTGACCGTGCTAACCGCAGGCGACCAGAACATGGTTGACTATGTGAACGAGTATCTCGGCCCATTGTTCGAGAAGGAAAATCCCGGCACGACGGTTCGCGTTGTTGGCACCGGCCCCGGCGATGCGGGTTCACAGAAGATTCTCGAGCGCTTTGAAGCACAGTCCAAGGCTGGGGTTGAAAAGTGGGACGCGGATGTCGCCGTCGTCCATGAGAAGTTTGCTGGCCCAATGGTCGAAAAGAAATTTCTAGAAAACTACCGCAGCAAGATCGACAGCGGCAAGCTCGTAACGCGTGGCAACGCCAAAATGGCGCTTGGTACCGATGTTGATGGCTATGTCATGCCAATGTTCAACAGCCAGACTGCCCTTGCGTATAATCCTGCGCTCGTTGCCAATCCACCAAAGAGCTATGACGAGCTGGTTACATGGGCCAAGGAAAACCCGAAGCAATTCGGCTATAATGGCATCAAGGGCGGCGCTTCCGGTGTAAGCTTTGTGATGGGCTGGATTTATGCCTATGGCGGCGATGCCGACAAACTCATGAAAGGCCCGTTTGAAGAAGGCGAAGCCAAAAACTGGGACAAGGCTTTTGCCTCACTCAAGGATTTCACCACCGATGCAACGCTGACGCCCGGCAATGCAGGCACGCTCGACATGCTGAGCCGTGGGGAAATCGCTATGGGTCCAGTCTGGGTGGACATGTTCTATTCTTGGAAAGCCAATGGTCAGCTTCCACCAGAAATGAAGCTCGTTCTGCCTTCGCCTGGCATGCCTGGCCAGCCGATGCATTACGTGATCCCTGAAAAGAGCGCCAACAAGGAACTTGCTGAGAAGTTCGTGGCACTGGCAACCAGCCCGAAAGTTCAGGCTGAAGGCATTGTAAAACGTTTCAACTGGTATCCGGGCATTGATGCAGATCACGTCAAGGCGGAGCTTGATGCCGATACGTGGAACAAGCTTTTCACCGACATTTCGCCTGAAGATCTGGCCAATTACGGCAAGCCTTTCCCGATCGCCCCATACAACACTGCGATACTGGAAGCTTACGAACGTCAGGTTGGCAACTGA